From the genome of Pelosinus fermentans DSM 17108:
GTTGGATATGAATGGGGTGCTTGGTTTTAAAGGCTGGCAGTGGATGTTCCTGGTAGAAGGAGTCTTGGCTGCTGCTATGGGTGTATGGGCATACTGGTATCTTGTTGATAAGCCTCAAGATGCAAAATGGCTTTCTGATGATGAGAAAAAAGCTTTGCTGAGTGAATTAGAAGAAGAAAATGCGGCAAAACCACAAGTAAAAGTAGGTCCGCTGAAAGTATTGGGTAATCCTAAGGTCTTATTCTTAGCTGCTATTTGCTTTATGATTCAAGTTAGTAATTATGGTTTGAATTTTTATTTGCCTACCCACGTTGCTGGATTATTAGGGAAAAAAGTAGGTCTGGAAGTTGGGCTGATCAGTGCGATTCCTTGGATTTGTGCATTAGCCGCTACCGTTCTTCTTCCTCGTTATTCTGATAAAACAGGCAGTCGTGGTGTTTTAGCTGCTATTATTATTGGTGCAGCAGGTGCAGGGTTCATTGTTTCCGCTACAGGAAGTCCGCTGCTTGGAATTTTATCCCTATGCGTAGTTGCCTGCGGAAACTTGGCTTGTCAGCCTATTTTCTGGACGTTGCCCAGCAGATTTTTAAGTGGTGTAGCTGCAGCAAGCGGGATTGCCTTTATCAATTCCATTGGCAACTTAGGCGGATTCCTTGCTCCCAACCTGCGTGTATGGGCTGAGCAGGCTTTTCACAATCCTTATGCAGGACTATATGCAATTGCAGTATCTGGTTTTATTGGGGCAATTCTGCTCTTGATCTCCGTTCCCCTTGGTATCGGACAGAATATCAAAGAGATATCAAAATCGGCTAATTCATAATCAATTGGAGCCGGATTGCTTTTCTTTATTGCAGTTTATAAAGCAAGAGTGGCTGTAATAAGTCAC
Proteins encoded in this window:
- a CDS encoding MFS transporter gives rise to the protein MAGITRTELTNHAMDKAKNKLVPFILVMYIFAFLDRANIGFAKQAFQLDTGISDAAFALGAGIFFIGYAVFEVPSNIIMHHVGARAWLARIMVTWGLVSAGFAWVSTENQFLGLRVLLGIAEAGFMPAIVYYFTTWFTERRRSSVMGLFWLGPPLAFIFGSPLSGILLDMNGVLGFKGWQWMFLVEGVLAAAMGVWAYWYLVDKPQDAKWLSDDEKKALLSELEEENAAKPQVKVGPLKVLGNPKVLFLAAICFMIQVSNYGLNFYLPTHVAGLLGKKVGLEVGLISAIPWICALAATVLLPRYSDKTGSRGVLAAIIIGAAGAGFIVSATGSPLLGILSLCVVACGNLACQPIFWTLPSRFLSGVAAASGIAFINSIGNLGGFLAPNLRVWAEQAFHNPYAGLYAIAVSGFIGAILLLISVPLGIGQNIKEISKSANS